From Salarias fasciatus chromosome 12, fSalaFa1.1, whole genome shotgun sequence, the proteins below share one genomic window:
- the gapvd1 gene encoding GTPase-activating protein and VPS9 domain-containing protein 1 isoform X1 has translation MVKPDIRTLAHHLKQERLYVASEKQLIQRLNSDVLKTAERLYRAAWIAKQQRINLDRLILTSVEASPAECCQHAKMLEDTQFIDGYKTLGFQETIYGEFVARLRENPRLVASCLVAGERLNQEHTQGVIHTVFTSLYGNCIMQEDESYLLQVLRYLVEFELKESDNPRRLLRRGTCAFSILFKLFSEGLYSAKLFLTATLHEPIMQLLVEDEDHLETDPAKVTERLTPAQQERFGEKGSEGYKQRVQAAVEANEAKLVALVNKFIGYLKQNTYCFPHSLRWIVSQMYKTLSCVERLEVGEVRTMCTDLLLTCFICPAIVNPEQYGIISDAPINEVARFNLMQVGQLLQQLAMTDDDADPRRKSSLSKFDKNCVAAFLDVVIGGRAVETPPMSSMNLLEGLSRTAVYITHNQLLALVDFVRNVMAGDHLREEEHMALETLLANVPQSRTVKSNSLELTPSNTPQLSPATTPANKKNRLPIGQHLAAITSWDPTSTTLSAHIPLVTPFAARSRSRTNIAQEGEAEACSQESVQELMPEEVLVISLATGPQTVPGMMSENEVLNLQMADGAQGDGHADDTKLHGKPDKTLRFSLCSDNLEGISEGPSNRSNSVSSLDLEGESVSELGAGPSGSNGVEALQLLEHEQATTQDNLDDKLRKFEIRDMMGLTDDRDISETVSETWSTDVLGSDFDPNMDEDRLQEIAGAAAENMLGSLLCLPGSGSVLLDPYGSTISETTSEAWSVEVLPSDSEAPDLKQEERLQELESCSGVGSTSDDTEVREVSSRPSTPGLSVVSGISATSEDIPNKIEDLRSECSSDFGGKDSVTSPDGEESGHGAHHLTSPPSQADSLLAMFDPLSSAEGSSTGTIVRPKVHYARPPHPPPDPPIPEASALGPEARHSFFTPHYLAQAELEHTKQRHSFPERLVRSQSSDKVCPGRRPTSDPGLNRRVAVEDRDPASAFALGPSSSPSKDSLKGEVEDRKDSDDEKSDRNRPWWKKRFVSAIPKVLYWTAESDVPAPIAAFRKRDKQEKDDVTQERVPQDDPMPRQSSQVQAAEDILDKYRNIKRTSPSDGAAAGASCDGAADFCVEDNVHDSPREDTLQNISTDDLPDSASQTAQQHDSKFSFSDAKKKLRLALCSADSVALPIMAPATTRNGLPDHMDPEDNEIVCFLKVQLAEAINLQDKNQMAQIQETTRCVSRFDARTCRKLLAAIAEDYRKRAPYIAYLTRCRQGLQTSQAHLERLLQRVLRDKEVANRYFTTVCVRLLLEHMESKMLDFIKAFQGCTAADDKTAAVEDFLRYLYGAMASDAIWQFASEDQLQDAQMAIERSVMNRIFKLAFYPNQDGDILRDQLFHEHIQRLSKVVTANHKALQVPEVYLKEAPWPSAQSEIRTINAYKTPRDKVQCILRMCSTIMNLLSLANEDSVPGADDFVPVLVFVLIRANPPCLLSTVQYINNFYASRLSGEECYWWMQFTAAVEFIKTIDDRK, from the exons ATGGTGAAGCCAGACATCCGCACTCTGGCCCACCACCTGAAGCAGGAGCGGCTGTATGTGGCATCAGAGAAGCAGCTGATCCAGAGGCTCAACAGTGATGTGCTGAAGACGGCTGAGAGGCTGTACAGGGCTGCCTGGATCGCCAAGCAGCAACGGATCAACCTCGACCGTCTCATTCTAACTAG CGTGGAGGCCTCTCCGGCTGAATGCTGCCAACATGCCAAAATGCTGGAAGACACGCAGTTCATCGACGGCTACAAGACTCTGGGTTTCCAGGAGACAATCTATGGCGAGTTTGTGGCCAGGTTGAGGGAGAACCCCAGACTGGTGGCGTCCTGCCTGGTGGCGGGCGAGAGGCTGAACCAGGAGCACACCCAGGGCGTCATCCATACTGTCTTCACCTCACTGTATGGCAACTGTATCATGCAGGAGGATGAGAGCTACCTGCTTCAG GTGTTGCGATATCTGGTAGAGTTTGAACTGAAGGAGAGTGACAACCCTCGCCGCCTGCTCCGACGGGGAACCTGCGCCTTCAGCATCCTTTTCAAGCTCTTCTCCGAGGGCCTGTATTCAGCAAAGCTCTTCCTCACCGCAACACTTCACGAACCAATTATGCAGCTCCTGGTAGAAGATGAGGACCACCTGGAGACCGACCCCGCCAAGGTGACGGAGCGCCTGACCCCGGCCCAGCAGGAGCGCTTTGGAGAGAAAGGCTCCGAGGGCTACAAGCAGAGGGTGCAGGCAGCCGTGGAGGCCAACGAAGCCAAGCTGGTCGCGCTGGTCAACAAGTTCATTGGTTACTTGAAGCAGAACACCTACTGCTTTCCTCACAGCCTGCGCTGGATCGTGTCTCAGATGTACAAGACTCTGTCGTGTGTGGAGCGCCTGGAGGTGGGCGAGGTGCGCACCATGTGCACTGATCTCCTGCTCACCTGCTTCATTTGCCCAGCAATAGTCAACCCAGAGCAGTACGGTATCATCTCAGACGCGCCAATCAATGAAGTTGCCCGCTTCAATTTAATGCAG GTAGGACAGCTTTTGCAGCAGTTGGCTATGACTGATGACGATGCCGACCCGAGACGGAAAAGCAGCTTGTCAAAGTTTGATAAG AATTGTGTCGCCGCCTTTCTGGATGTGGTGATCGGAGGGCGGGCAGTTGAAACGCCACCTATGTCATCAATGAACCTTCTAGAAGGCCTCAGCAGGACTGCAGTCTATATCACACATAACCAGCTTCTAGCACTg GTGGACTTTGTTCGGAATGTGATGGCAGGAGATCACCTTCGAGAGGAGGAGCACATGGCCCTGGAGACCCTGCTCGCCAATGTACCCCAATCCCGGACTGTGAAGAGTAACAGCCTGGAGCTGACTCCCTCCAACACCCCGCAGCTCTCGCCAGCTACTACTCCTGCCAACAAGAAGAACAGACTACCCATAG GACAACACTTAGCCGCTATAACATCCTGGGACCCCACAAGCACCACTCTGTCTGCACACATTCCATTAGTAACCCCGTTTG CTGCTCGTAGCCGCAGTCGTACCAACATTGCCCaggagggggaggcagaggCCTGCTCCCAGGAGTCCGTTCAGGAGCTGATGCCAGAGGAGGTGCTGGTGATTTCACTAGCAACCGGGCCGCAGACCGTCCCCGGGATGATGTCAGAGAATGAG GTGTTGAACCTGCAGATGGCAGATGGGGCCCAGGGGGATGGGCATGCTGATGATACCAAGCTGCATGGCAAACCAGACAAAACCTTgcgcttctctctctgcagtgacAACTTGGAAGGCATTTCAGAGG GTCCGTCTAATCGCTCCAACTCTGTGTCGTCTCTGGACCTGGAGGGAGAGTCTGTTTCTGAGCTGGGAGCTGGACCGTCAGGGAGCAACGGGGTCGAGGCTCTTCAGCTTTTGGAGCATGAACAGG CGACCACACAGGACAACCTGGATGACAAACTGCGCAAGTTTGAGATCAGAGACATGATGGGACTGACTGACGATCGGGACATCTCTGAGACAGTCAGTGAAACCTGGAGCACTGATGTGCTCGGCAGCGATTTCGACCCCAATATGGATGAAGATCGGCTGCAGGAAATAGCAG GGGCAGCTGCAGAGAACATGCTTGGCAGCCTGCTGTGTCTTCCTGGCTCCGGTTCAGTTCTGCTGGACCCCTACGGCTCCACCATCTCTGAGACCACAAGCGAGGCCTGGAGTGTGGAGGTCCTGCCCAGCGACTCAG AAGCCCCAGACTTGAAGCAGGAAGAGcgtctgcaggagctggaaAGCTGCTCTGGGGTCGGCAGCACCTCGGACGACacggaggtcagagaggtcagcTCGAGACCCAGCACACCGGGCCTCAGTGTTGTTTCAG GTATCAGCGCAACCTCAGAAGATATCCCCAACAAGATCGAGGACCTGCGGTCAGAGTGTAGCTCGGACTTTGGAGGGAAGGACTCGGTGACCAGTCCAGATGGGGAGGAGTCGGGCCACG GAGCACACCATCTGACATCGCCGCCTTCACAGGCCGATTCCTTACTTGCCATGTTTGAtcccctctcctctgctgaAG GCTCCTCCACTGGAACAATAGTGAGACCCAAAGTGCACTACGCCAGGCCCCCTCACCCTCCCCCCGACCCCCCTATCCCTGAAGCCAGCGCCCTGGGGCCGGAGGCACGCCACTCTTTTTTCACGCCTCACTACTTGGCCCAGGCCGAGCTGGAGCACACCAAGCAGCGCCACTCCTTCCCCGAAAGGCTGGTCCGCAGCCAAAGCTCTGACAAAGTGTGCCCGGGCCGCCGGCCCACAAGCGACCCCGGCCTCAACCGGCGGGTCGCAGTGGAAGACCGCGACCCTGCCAGCGCCTTTGCCTTAGGACCATCCTCCTCCCCCAGCAAGGACTCCCTGAAAGGAGAG GTTGAGGATCGGAAAGACAGTGACGACGAGAAGTCCGATCGCAACAGACCGTGGTGGAAGAAGCGCTTCGTGTCAGCCATTCCCAAAG TGCTGTATTGGACGGCTGAGAGTGATGTCCCAG CTCCAATTGCTGCTTTTAGGAAAAGGGACAAACAGGAGAAAGACGACGTCACGCAGGAACGCGTCCCGCAAG ATGACCCGATGCCCAGACAGAGCTCTCAAGTCCAGGCAGCCGAAGACATCTTAGACAAATACAGGAATATCAAGAGGACCAGCCCGAGTGATGGAGCCGCAGCTGGAGCCTCCTGTGATGGTGCAGCAG aTTTTTGTGTTGAGGACAATGTGCACGACTCGCCTCGAGAAGACACTCTGCAGAACATTTCCACCGATGACCTCCCAGACTCGGCCAGCCAGACGGCGCAGCAGCACGACTCCAAGTTCTCTTTCAG TGATGCAAAGAAGAAGTTGAGGCTGGCCTTGTGCTCCGCGGACTCTGTGGCTCTGCCCATCATGGCTCCGGCCACCACTCGGAACGGGCTGCCAGATCACATGGATCCTGAAG ACAACGAGATCGTCTGCTTCCTGAAGGTCCAGCTAGCGGAGGCCATCAACCTCCAGGATAAGAACCAGATGGCTCAGATCCAGGAGACCACGCGCTGCGTCAGCCGCTTCGACGCCCGCacctgcaggaagctgctggcTGCCATTGCCGAGGATTACAG GAAGCGGGCTCCGTACATCGCTTATCTGACGAGGTGTCGTCAAGGCCTCCAGACCTCGCAGGCACACTTGGAGCGGCTCCTCCAGAGGGTGCTGAGGGACAAGGAGGTGGCCAACCGCTACTTCACCACCGTGTGCGTCCGGCTCCTTCTCGAGCATATGGAGTCCAAGATGCTCGACTTCATTAAAG cattCCAGGGGTGCACAGCGGCCGATGACAAAACAGCGGCAGTGGAAGATTTTCTGCGCTACCTGTACGGCGCCATGGCCAGCGACGCCATTTGGCAGTTTGCGAGCGAGGACCAGCTGCAGGACGCCCAAATGGCCATCGAGCGCAGCGTTATGAACCGCATCTTCAAGCTGGCCTTCTACCCTAATCAGGACGGAGATATTCTCAGAGACCA GCTTTTCCACGAACACATCCAGCGACTCTCCAAAGTTGTGACAGCAAATCACAAAGCTCTTCAAGTCCCCGAG GTTTACCTGAAGGAGGCTCCCTGGCCCTCCGCGCAGTCCGAGATCAGGACCATCAACGCCTACAAGACGCCCAGAGACAAGGTCCAGTGTATCCTGCGCATGTGCTCCACCATCATGAACCTCCTCAGCCTGGCCAATGAGGACTCCGTCCCCGGAGCAGATGACTTCGTCCCTGTGCTTGTCTTTGTTCTCATTAGG GCAAACCCGCCCTGCCTGCTGTCCACCGTTCAGTACATCAATAATTTCTACGCCAGCCGGCTGAGTGGGGAGGAGTGCTATTGGTGGATGCAGTTCACCGCGGCGGTGGAATTCATTAAGACCATCGACGATCGCAAGTGA